The Thermoanaerobaculia bacterium genome includes a window with the following:
- a CDS encoding CoA pyrophosphatase, whose product MANWLADIRGKLADRTLQGVAPQAEHRRAGVLVPMFVREKELWLLFTKRSDKVLNHRGQVSFPGGTFETGDRDLRDTALRETEEELGLERKQIVLLGRLSPIVTVTSFYVEPYVAAIPYPVELKPSADEIEALWEIPISALMTPTAVEERNFEGRERPVLFYHYGQKTVWGATARILSELLDVLAGGEKE is encoded by the coding sequence TCAGAGGCAAGCTCGCCGACCGAACTCTCCAGGGCGTCGCCCCGCAGGCGGAGCACCGTCGGGCCGGGGTCCTCGTCCCGATGTTCGTGCGGGAGAAGGAGCTCTGGCTCCTCTTCACGAAAAGGAGCGACAAGGTCCTGAACCACCGCGGACAGGTGTCGTTCCCGGGGGGAACCTTCGAGACCGGAGACCGGGACTTGAGGGACACGGCGCTTCGCGAGACGGAAGAGGAGCTGGGGCTCGAGCGCAAGCAGATCGTGCTGCTGGGCCGGCTCTCGCCGATCGTGACGGTGACGAGCTTCTACGTCGAGCCGTACGTCGCGGCGATTCCGTACCCGGTCGAGCTCAAGCCCTCGGCCGACGAGATCGAGGCGCTCTGGGAGATCCCGATCTCGGCGCTCATGACGCCGACCGCGGTCGAGGAGCGCAACTTCGAGGGGCGCGAGCGGCCGGTCCTCTTCTACCACTACGGACAGAAGACCGTCTGGGGCGCGACCGCCCGGATACTTTCCGAATTGCTCGACGTGCTCGCCGGCGGGGAAAAGGAGTGA